In the genome of Ptychodera flava strain L36383 chromosome 13, AS_Pfla_20210202, whole genome shotgun sequence, one region contains:
- the LOC139148638 gene encoding tumor protein p53-inducible nuclear protein 2-like, producing the protein MLSGISTYIFGASQADQAVPEDNFELQTKDADNEWVLVDIAEKPNISMDGTPVAVTSSAGSSDQSVPLPNVGQEESWFVTPPPCFTAGGHSPIHLEQNPLEDLLIEHPSMSVYGPKHQENNINSPSSAQESNIHVKFPSGRAHREQNVVHRPPRRAAAIAAKLSIKQQQALLVRSQRQEQQKNSKYLSRGKIKQRNKVFHQQSCSRHQRKKNLISKHCMKVSKNRY; encoded by the exons aTGTTGAGTGGAATAAGCACTTACATATTTGGTGCTAGCCAGGCTGACCAAGCTGTTCCGGAGGACAACTTTGAATTGCAGACTAAAGACGCAGACAATGAGTGGGTGCTAGTGGATATTGCAG AGAAACCCAATATTTCGATGGATGGAACTCCCGTAGCAGTAACTTCATCAGCCGGAAGCAGTGACCAATCAGTACCACTTCCTAATGTTGGTCAAGAGGAAAGTTGGTTTGTTACACCACCTCCATGTTTCACTGCTGGAGGTCATTCTCCCATTCATTTGGAACAAAACCCACTAGAAGATCTCCTGATAGAACATCCTAGCATGTCTGTCTATGGGCCAAAACATCAAGAGAATAATATCAACAGTCCTAGCAGTGCTCAAGAAAGTAACATACATGTTAAATTTCCATCAGGTAGGGCACATAGAGAACAGAATGTTGTACACAGACCCCCTAGAAGAGCAGCAGCCATCGCAGCAAAGCTTTCTATCAAACAACAACAAGCACTGCTTGTTAGATCTCAAAGACAAGAACAACAAAAGAATAGCAAATACTTGAGTCGGGGTAAAATAAAGCAAAGAAACAAAGTGTTCCATCAACAGAGCTGTAGCCGGCATCAACGGAAAAAGAATCTCATAAGCAAACATTGCATGAAGGTTTCCAAAAACAGATATTAA